Below is a genomic region from Ketobacter sp. MCCC 1A13808.
TTGGCGGTCAGATCGCAATAGAATGCGGTATTCAGCATTTCTTTAATGCAATCTTGTTCGGATATAAAGCCGATCACGTTTCTGTCTTTATCAAGCACCGGAGCTCCGGTAATCTTATTCTCCAACAAGGTAGCAACGACGTCCCCTACATCATCCCGGACATCGAAACTGACCACTTTGCGACTCATGCAGTCACTCACAACCATTGTCCTGCCTACCATAATCCCTCCTCGCTTCTGGCGAAGTTTAAAACATTATTATTGTCATCAGGCATCCGTTCCGCCCATCGCTCTACAATGTCACAGCTTCTGTATCAGGACAACTATTTAAACTGCATCGCGCGCCCGACCCCATAAACCTACTTAACATATTGAGATTACTACAAAAAACCTGGGCACGCGCAAACCTACTTCCATCTATTGATAACCATTTATTGTTATCAATATGTGCTCTGGAGTGCTTGAAACATCGGTTTCATCCAGCTTACTCTAGGCTTCGTTTTATCCTTTCAAATTCTGACAGAAATCTGACAGTCACGGCAACAAGGGGAGTAACATGGCCGACAAAGCAGCAAACCCAACGTCTGCGCGCGCCTACGACATCGTCGTTTTCGGTGCTACCGGGTTTACCGGTAAATTAACTGCAGAATACCTGGTTCAGTCAAAAGAAGCGGGCAAGCTTAAAATCGCGATCGCCGGACGCAATGCGCCAAAGCTGGAAGCCTGCAAACAAGCTCTGCTGGCTTTAAACCCCAAAATATCAATCGATCTACTGCGTGCCGACTCCTCGGATTTTACCAGCCTGGTGGAAATGGCAGGCAAAAGCAAAGTCGTCATTACCACAGTTGGTCCTTACCTGAAATACGGTGAAGCTTTGGTGGAAGCCTGCATTGAGACCGGCACGCATTATGTCGATTTAACCGGAGAGCCCGAATTTGTAGAGGGCCTGGAGCATGACTATCAGGCTGAAGCGGAAGCCAAGAAAGTAAAAATCATAAATAGCTGCGGTTTCGACAGTATTCCCCATGACCTGGGCGCCCTTTACACAGTCCATGCCCTCAATAAAGAGCTGGGAGAACAATCAGCCGGAAAGCTACCGGTAAAGGTTGAAGGCTTTGTTCAGGCGCGCGGCACGTTTTCCGGCGGCACGTGGCACTCCGCAATCACACAATTCTCTCGATTCCGGGAATATCAGAAGAAGCGGAAATCCTGGAAAAAAGCTAAAAAATCAATTCCGACAGATCGCCGTCGCAGTCGAGTCATGAAACCATCGGTGAAGTACTGTAAACCGTATCAAGCCTGGGCATGCCCCCTGCCAACCATCGACCCGCAAGTGGTGAAGCGCACAGCAGCCAGCCGCAAAGAATTTGGCCCTGACTTTGAGTACGGACACTATGTGCTGGTAAAACAACTTCCCAAACTGGTTGGCGGTATCATCGGTGCGGGTGGCTTGGTCGCCCTCTCCCAATTCAAGTTCAGCCGCGACAAGTTACTTAAAATAAAAGACCCGGGGCAAGGACCCAGCGCTGAAACGAGGGCCAAATCCTGGTTTAAAGTTAACTTCATTGGCGAAGCCAACGGCCTGCATGTGTGGACTCAGGTGTCCGGGGGTGATCCAGGATACGACGAAACAGCAAAGATGCTGGCAGAGTCAGCTCTCAGCCTCGCTTTTGATAAGTCGTTACCGAAATGCTATGGCATCGTCACACCGGGTTCCGGTATCGGCGTCGCGTTAATTGACCGGCTACAGAAAGCAGGTATCGAATTCCAAACATTGTAACCCGTTAGAAAACACATCAACCCAAATGGAGTAGTCCCGGAGTGAGCAGCCAATTTCTGCAAATGAACGTTGAGTTCAATGCCCCCGTTTCGGAAGTTTTCAACCAACTATCCGATCATGAGAATATGGGAAAAGTACTCGGCGCAAAAGTCGTACGAATAAAAGACGGCGTACAACATATCAATGGGGTGGGCTCGGTAAGACGTATCACACCTATCCCCTTCGCTGGGTTCGAAGAGACGGTTACCGCTTTCGAATCCGACAAACTCGTGGAATACACCATAACCAAA
It encodes:
- a CDS encoding CBS domain-containing protein; its protein translation is MVGRTMVVSDCMSRKVVSFDVRDDVGDVVATLLENKITGAPVLDKDRNVIGFISEQDCIKEMLNTAFYCDLTANAGDVMTHEVLTVHPGMPIAELAELLSSAKPRVYPVVDEGRLVGIINRSDVLQELYDASVRCHHLTDQKTAL
- a CDS encoding saccharopine dehydrogenase family protein, which translates into the protein MADKAANPTSARAYDIVVFGATGFTGKLTAEYLVQSKEAGKLKIAIAGRNAPKLEACKQALLALNPKISIDLLRADSSDFTSLVEMAGKSKVVITTVGPYLKYGEALVEACIETGTHYVDLTGEPEFVEGLEHDYQAEAEAKKVKIINSCGFDSIPHDLGALYTVHALNKELGEQSAGKLPVKVEGFVQARGTFSGGTWHSAITQFSRFREYQKKRKSWKKAKKSIPTDRRRSRVMKPSVKYCKPYQAWACPLPTIDPQVVKRTAASRKEFGPDFEYGHYVLVKQLPKLVGGIIGAGGLVALSQFKFSRDKLLKIKDPGQGPSAETRAKSWFKVNFIGEANGLHVWTQVSGGDPGYDETAKMLAESALSLAFDKSLPKCYGIVTPGSGIGVALIDRLQKAGIEFQTL
- a CDS encoding SRPBCC family protein; the protein is MSSQFLQMNVEFNAPVSEVFNQLSDHENMGKVLGAKVVRIKDGVQHINGVGSVRRITPIPFAGFEETVTAFESDKLVEYTITKGSPLKNHLGRMIFSEYQGKTKLHYTIQFEPKLPIPLSGLIVKAALEKILLSGLNKVAARYE